Sequence from the Exiguobacterium aurantiacum genome:
ACAAAACTCCCCAAACGATCAGGACGAAGAAGAGCGCATTGACGATGACGCCTTGCTCGAGGTTGATCGAGATCCCGAACGAGATGAAGAAAATCGGTAAGAACAAGTCGCGGACGGGGACCGTCAACCGTTTCAATGGCCGCACGTCATGGATACCCGCAAGCATGATGCCGGCGATGAACGCCCCGAGGATTTCGGACAGCCCAAACACCATCCCGATCCCGGCGAAAAATAGAATCAACCCGATCAACCCGATGCTCGCATCATCTTGTCGCAACAAATGTTTGACGAACCGCTGTCGGTTCAAAACGAAACGAGACCCGATGAAGAGGAGCACTCCAAAAATCACAAATCCAGCGAACACTTTCCCGATGTCGGTGAAAGCGATCGGTTCGTCTTGGATGATGAACGGGGCAACGGTCAAAATGAGCGGGGCGAAAATGTCCTCAAAGATGAGGAGCGCCAGTACAAACTCTTTCACATCTTCATGTTTTTCAGAATGTCGCTCGAGAAGTTTCGCTGAAATAGACGAACTCGTCGCATATAGGACGGCGCCGATCAAAAATGCTTGTGAGAAGTCGAGACCAAACAACAAAGCGATTCCAATCGTGACCCCGAAGGCGAGAAGGACATCTAGAACTCCTGCTTTCCATACTTGTTTCATTCGCTTGACGAGCTCGCTCAGTGGAAACTTTAAACCGAGTAGGAAAAATAACAAGATGATTCCGATCTCCCCGGCAATCTTGAAGACCTCATTCCCGTCCCAGAAGAAGCCGATGGCGACCCCAATGGCGATGAACGCGAGAATACTCGGAAAGAACAACCGCTCGATTAGGAGGCTAAGGATAGAGATGACTGCCAGCGCCAAGCCGAGCAAAACAATCAGGTTCGAATCCATATGTCACCTCCTGCGTATTAAAGTCGGATCCGGGGACATATCAGTCCTGCTTCCACTGATATTCCATCCCGACCGACTCGGGTCGAGAGTAGTCAAATCCAAAATGGCGGTACAGTCCGTCAGCCGGGATATCGGCGATTAAACTGATGATCGACGTGTCGTCTGCTTCTTGCAGAATCCACTCCATCAACTGTTCCATAATCAATTTACCGAGCCCAAGACCTTGACACTCGGGATCGACGACGATGTCGACAAGATGGAACACCATCCCGCCATCCCCGACGACGCGGCCCATGCCGACCATCGTGTCGTCCTTATATAAACAGACGCCATATAGCGTGTTGGCGAGGCCCTTCACCGTCCCCGAGTCGGAACGCTTCGGCATGCCCGCTTTGACGCGAAGACGCTGATGCTCCTCCGGTGTCGGTGTCTCGATTCGAACTTCTACTTCATTCACCATATCGCTACTCCC
This genomic interval carries:
- a CDS encoding cation:proton antiporter, giving the protein MDSNLIVLLGLALAVISILSLLIERLFFPSILAFIAIGVAIGFFWDGNEVFKIAGEIGIILLFFLLGLKFPLSELVKRMKQVWKAGVLDVLLAFGVTIGIALLFGLDFSQAFLIGAVLYATSSSISAKLLERHSEKHEDVKEFVLALLIFEDIFAPLILTVAPFIIQDEPIAFTDIGKVFAGFVIFGVLLFIGSRFVLNRQRFVKHLLRQDDASIGLIGLILFFAGIGMVFGLSEILGAFIAGIMLAGIHDVRPLKRLTVPVRDLFLPIFFISFGISINLEQGVIVNALFFVLIVWGVLSKWIVGRVGGRMYGLTRVQANEAGFSLAPRGEFSILFTALSNGAINLFVGLYIFVSAIVGIVLFRFSEILANKMEEKLEKVLPDETKNKEDQ
- a CDS encoding GNAT family N-acetyltransferase, with amino-acid sequence MVNEVEVRIETPTPEEHQRLRVKAGMPKRSDSGTVKGLANTLYGVCLYKDDTMVGMGRVVGDGGMVFHLVDIVVDPECQGLGLGKLIMEQLMEWILQEADDTSIISLIADIPADGLYRHFGFDYSRPESVGMEYQWKQD